The following are encoded together in the Macadamia integrifolia cultivar HAES 741 chromosome 10, SCU_Mint_v3, whole genome shotgun sequence genome:
- the LOC122091669 gene encoding proteinaceous RNase P 2, whose amino-acid sequence MEIPDQAKKTMNKKKIRSSESQFRFKLDNCSKKKDLSGAISLYENALSQNISLNQYHFNSLLHLCSSSLPDFLASTKESSDSPGDDSVVAYGFRVFDHMLARDITPTEATITAMTRLAVCRGDADFAFELVKTMGKYNISPRLRTYDSALFAYCSKSEAEKAYSAEEHMVSMGIQPEESQLAALLHVSVKSEREDKVYSYLQKLRSSVRFVSALTAEVIERWFGCSLASEVGMVNWDAEKVKDVILKNGGGWHGQGWLGKGKWAVCKSNINSDGSCFSCGEKLVCVDIDEMETEKFAESVASFAMEREVKSNFRDFQEWLQKHDQYEAIVDGANVALYKQNFADGEFSLSQINAVLKDLYQRGEKKLPLVILHNKRFRALMENPSNKKLLQEWKAQDLLYTTPNGSNDDWYWLYAAVRLRCLLVTNDEMRDHIFALLGSSFFLKWKERHQVRYTFVKCNLKLHMPPVYSVVIQESEKGSWHVPIEVECNDEASRTWLCITRPKFCEHSDKVLLNLEVLESERLKYNQTKSDSSRLEDVTTEKGRESGPISFQISNNKTVSVTGKRKDRSPSFELHP is encoded by the exons ATGGAGATTCCGGACCAGGCGAAAAAGACGATGAACAAGAAAAAGATTCGGAGTTCTGAAAGCCAGTTTCGTTTCAAGCTCGATAACTGCTCGAAGAAGAAGGATCTTTCTGGTGCAATTTCTCTCTACGAGAATGCACTCTCCCAGAACATCAGTCTCAATCAGTACCATTTCAACAGTCTCCTCCATCTCTGTTCCAGTTCTCTTCCCGATTTCTTGGCGTCGACGAAAGAATCTTCAGATTCGCCTGGTGATGACTCTGTGGTTGCTTATGGTTTTCGCGTTTTTGATCATATGTTGGCTAGAGATATCACTCCCACGGAAGCAACAATCACGGCCATGACGAGGCTTGCCGTTTGTAGAGGCGATGCTGACTTCGCTTTCGAACTGGTCAAGACAATGGGAAAGTACAACATTTCTCCAAGGCTGAGGACTTACGATTCTGCATTGTTTGCTTACTGTTCGAAATCAGAGGCGGAGAAGGCCTACTCTGCTGAAGAACACATGGTCTCTATGGGGATTCAACCTGAGGAGTCCCAGCTGGCTGCGCTCTTGCATGTGAGCGTCAAATCGGAAAGGGAAGATAAGGTTTATTCTTATTTGCAGAAGCTAAGGAGCTCCGTGAGATTCGTTAGTGCCTTAACTGCGGAGGTAATCGAACGTTGGTTTGGTTGTTCATTGGCTTCTGAGGTTGGTATGGTGAATTGGGACGCAGAGAAAGTTAAAGATGTGATATTGAAAAATGGTGGAGGTTGGCATGGGCAGGGATGGTTGGGTAAGGGGAAGTGGGCTGTCTGTAAATCGAATATAAATTCAGATGGgtcttgtttttcttgtggagAGAAGCTAGTTTGTGTTGATATTGATGAGATGGAGACTGAAAAGTTTGCGGAGTCAGTGGCTTCATTTGCGAtggaaagggaagtgaagtcAAATTTCAGGGATTTTCAG GAATGGCTGCAGAAACATGACCAATATGAAGCTATAGTGGATGGAGCAAATGTTGCACTTTACAAACAGAACTTTGCGGATGGTGAATTTAGCCTATCTCAG ATTAATGCTGTCTTGAAAGACCTGTATCAAAGAGGCGAAAAGAAACTGCCGTTGGTTATCCTGCACAACAAACGTTTTCGTGCTCTTATGGAAAATCCTTCCAATAAGAAGCTACTTCAGGAGTGGAAAGCTCAAGATTTGTTATACACTACTCCAAATGGGTCCAATGATGATTG GTACTGGCTCTATGCAGCAGTAAGACTTAGGTGTTTACTTGTGACAAATGATGAAATGAGAGATCACATTTTTGCACTCCTAGGCAGCAGCTTCTTTCTTAAATGGAAAGAGAGACATCAG GTCCGATATACTTTTGTTAAATGTAATCTAAAACTTCACATGCCGCCTGTGTATTCTGTAGTCATTCag GAATCAGAGAAGGGGTCATGGCATGTGCCTATAGAAGTGGAATGCAATGATGAGGCATCAAGAACTTGGCTTTGCATTACCAGGCCAAAATTTTGTGAACATTCCGACAAAGTATTACTGAACTTGGAAGTTCTTGAAAGTGAACGACTCAAATACAACCAAACCAAATCTGACTCGTCCAGATTAGAGGATGTTACAACTGAGAAGGGTAGAGagagtggcccaatctcatttcaGATTTCTAATAATAAAACTGTTTCCGTAACTGGTAAAAGAAAGGATAGATCTCCATCATTTGAGCTGCATCCATAA